In Euphorbia lathyris chromosome 10, ddEupLath1.1, whole genome shotgun sequence, a single genomic region encodes these proteins:
- the LOC136209268 gene encoding short chain aldehyde dehydrogenase 1-like: MNFSTSLPLTAKRLAGKVAIITGGASGIGASTSTLFVKNGAKVIIADVQDALGQSLCEKLTTLNDTTNNDDVSYVHCDVTNDNDVKNVVDYALSKYGKLDIMYNNAGITGDIEFSILATDNDNFKRVFDINVYGGFLGAKHAARVMIPARKGVILFTSSIASVSCGESPHAYTMSKHAVVGLMKNLCVELGAFGIRVNCISPCALATPLLENAMGADKSFVERVVCESANLKGVVPEPEDVAAAAVFLGSDESKFVSGLNLMVDGGYTTTNQSFNIVLKNLMS, translated from the exons ATGAACTTCTCTACCTCTCTCCCTCTCACTGCCAAGAG GTTAGCAGGCAAAGTTGCAATAATCACCGGAGGTGCTAGCGGTATCGGAGCCAGCACCTCAACACTATTCGTCAAAAATGGAGCAAAGGTAATCATAGCTGATGTACAAGACgctcttggccaatcattaTGTGAAAAACTAACAACCTTAAACGACACTACGAACAATGACGATGTTTCCTATGTACATTGCGACGTTACGAACGACAACGATGTAAAAAATGTCGTCGACTACGCACTCTCCAAATACGGGAAACTAGACATAATGTACAACAATGCTGGAATCACTGGCGACATCGAATTTTCAATATTAGCCACTGACAACGACAACTTCAAAAGGGTTTTTGACATAAATGTGTACGGCGGATTCCTAGGAGCAAAACACGCGGCCCGAGTCATGATTCCTGCGAGAAAAGGTGTCATTCTTTTCACTTCGAGCATTGCTTCTGTGTCGTGCGGTGAATCGCCACACGCTTATACGATGTCGAAGCACGCGGTGGTCGGATTGATGAAGAATTTGTGCGTGGAACTGGGGGCGTTTGGTATCAGGGTTAATTGTATATCTCCTTGCGCACTTGCTACACCATTGCTTGAAAATGCAATGGGGGCCGATAAGAGTTTTGTAGAGAGAGTTGTTTGTGAATCTGCTAACCTGAAAGGGGTGGTGCCGGAACCCGAGGACGTGGCAGCGGCCGCCGTGTTTTTGGGTAGTGATGAATCTAAGTTTGTGAGTGGGTTGAATCTTATGGTGGATGGAGGCTACACCACTACTAATCAATCTTTCAATATCGTCCTCAAAAATTTAATGTCTTGA
- the LOC136208823 gene encoding short chain aldehyde dehydrogenase 1-like, which yields MSRRLEGKVALITGGASGIGKSTVKLFIKHGAKVVIADIQDELGSSLSKQLGSDETISYIHCDVTSDSDLQNAVAFTVSKYNKLDIMFSNAGISGKTTSTIISTENEDFKRVFDVNVYGSFLAAKHAARVMIPAKKGAILFTASNFSVTCTEGMHPYVASKHAVVGLAKNLSVELGKFGIRVNCVSPGPIVTPMLWMFTGLTETAEGKEKVEEALLRGGVLNESVLEGEDIAEAAVYLVSDESKYVNGVNLVVDGGNWLTNPNIDNAFKSLSL from the exons ATGAGCAGAAG GCTAGAAGGTAAAGTAGCTCTGATCACCGGCGGCGCAAGCGGAATCGGCAAATCCACCGTAAAGCTTTTCATCAAACACGGAGCCAAAGTAGTTATCGCTGATATTCAAGATGAACTCGGCTCCTCTCTTTCCAAACAACTCGGATCAGACGAAACCATCTCCTACATCCACTGCGACGTAACCTCCGATTCCGATCTCCAAAACGCCGTCGCTTTCACCGTCTCCAAATACAACAAACTCGACATCATGTTCAGCAACGCCGGCATCTCCGGAAAAACCACATCCACAATAATCTCCACAGAAAACGAAGATTTCAAGAGAGTATTCGACGTCAACGTGTACGGCAGTTTCCTCGCAGCCAAACACGCCGCAAGAGTCATGATCCCGGCGAAAAAAGGAGCAATTCTCTTCACCGCTAGTAATTTCTCCGTGACCTGTACGGAAGGGATGCATCCATATGTAGCATCGAAGCACGCTGTGGTTGGATTAGCGAAGAATTTGAGTGTGGAATTGGGGAAATTTGGGATCAGAGTGAACTGTGTGTCGCCGGGACCGATTGTGACGCCGATGTTGTGGATGTTTACGGGATTGACGGAGACGGCGGAGGGGAAGGAGAAGGTTGAGGAAGCGTTGTTGAGGGGCGGTGTATTGAACGAAAGTGTGTTGGAAGGTGAAGATATTGCAGAGGCGGCTGTATATTTGGTAAGTGATGAATCTAAGTATGTT